The proteins below are encoded in one region of Cytobacillus sp. IB215665:
- a CDS encoding RicAFT regulatory complex protein RicA family protein yields the protein MTKYTKDDLVARARDLAKMIADTEEVELFKQTEEKINENQKVRETIALIKSLQKQAVNFQHYGKHEALKQVEEKIDKLHAEIDELPIVQEFKSSQIHVNDLLQLVASTITNTVTDEIIISTGGDVLRGETGSKVKASSGSSCH from the coding sequence ATGACTAAGTATACTAAAGACGATCTTGTTGCACGTGCTCGTGATTTAGCGAAGATGATCGCGGATACTGAAGAAGTAGAACTGTTTAAACAAACGGAAGAAAAAATTAACGAAAATCAAAAAGTAAGAGAAACAATTGCTTTGATTAAGAGCTTGCAAAAACAAGCAGTTAATTTTCAACATTATGGTAAGCATGAGGCATTAAAACAAGTGGAAGAAAAAATTGATAAACTTCATGCTGAAATAGATGAATTGCCAATCGTTCAGGAATTTAAATCATCGCAAATTCATGTGAATGATTTACTTCAACTTGTTGCATCAACAATTACGAATACAGTTACTGATGAAATAATTATCTCTACCGGTGGAGATGTACTCCGTGGAGAGACAGGCTCAAAAGTTAAAGCAAGTAGTGGAAGCAGTTGTCACTAA
- a CDS encoding dipeptidase has product MNIFDAHCDVLLKMWLNPSISFENDKSLHITYEQMVATKSKIQCFAIYIPESVSNIDKFDVALEMIDIFYNQIIAKYDHIKLVKTKQDINTLNSNEIGAMLTLEGCDCIGWSITRLKTLLQLGVSSVGLTWNYGNTVADGILEERGAGLSSFGKEVVQTFNDQKVWTDVSHLSEQGFWDVMALADYPIASHSNCYKLCDHPRNLHNDQITAMIEKDGMIGVTFVPQFLSVHGHAGITDILLHVEHLCSLGGAKNIGFGSDFDGISTTVRGMGNFKCYMHLIEELHKYYSDELVRSFLYQNFVEHLPE; this is encoded by the coding sequence ATGAACATTTTTGATGCACATTGCGATGTTTTATTAAAGATGTGGCTCAATCCATCTATTTCATTCGAAAATGACAAGTCATTACATATAACTTACGAGCAAATGGTTGCGACAAAAAGTAAAATACAATGCTTTGCGATTTACATTCCTGAATCTGTCAGTAATATAGATAAATTTGACGTCGCATTAGAAATGATAGATATATTTTATAATCAAATCATCGCTAAATATGATCATATTAAACTAGTTAAAACAAAACAAGATATTAATACCTTAAATAGTAATGAAATTGGTGCTATGTTAACGCTTGAAGGGTGCGATTGTATAGGGTGGAGTATTACTAGGTTAAAAACTCTCCTCCAGCTAGGTGTTTCTTCTGTTGGTTTAACATGGAATTATGGCAATACTGTAGCTGACGGTATTTTAGAAGAGCGAGGAGCTGGTCTTTCATCATTTGGAAAAGAGGTTGTTCAAACATTCAATGACCAAAAAGTATGGACAGATGTCTCTCATTTATCAGAGCAAGGATTTTGGGACGTAATGGCATTAGCGGACTATCCAATTGCATCACATTCGAATTGTTATAAGCTTTGTGACCATCCGCGCAATTTACATAACGATCAAATTACAGCTATGATCGAGAAAGATGGCATGATAGGTGTTACCTTCGTTCCACAGTTTTTATCCGTACACGGTCATGCAGGCATAACAGATATATTGTTACATGTAGAACATTTATGTTCTTTAGGCGGAGCTAAGAACATAGGGTTTGGTTCTGATTTCGATGGCATTTCTACAACAGTAAGAGGTATGGGAAACTTTAAGTGCTATATGCATTTAATTGAAGAATTACATAAATATTATAGCGATGAGTTAGTAAGAAGTTTTTTATATCAAAATTTTGTAGAACATTTACCTGAATAA
- a CDS encoding outer spore coat protein CotE, which yields MSQHREIITKAVIGRGRKFTQATHTFSPSHKPTSILGCWIINHQYEAKKRDSTVELDGTYDINVWYSFSDNTKTEVVTEKVAYTDVIKLKYKDENYLDGGQEVVAKVLQQPNTLEATISPNGNKVIVQVEREFLAEVIGETKVWVVIDPDGEFEEEEWDDEELDDEELDDEEFEDLNPDFLIEDVEE from the coding sequence ATGTCACAACATAGAGAAATTATTACTAAAGCTGTAATAGGAAGAGGGCGTAAGTTCACCCAAGCTACACACACATTTTCTCCGTCCCATAAACCTACTAGTATTTTAGGTTGTTGGATTATAAACCACCAATATGAGGCAAAAAAACGAGATTCAACTGTTGAATTAGATGGTACTTATGACATTAATGTATGGTATTCATTCAGTGATAATACGAAAACAGAAGTCGTAACAGAAAAAGTTGCATATACAGATGTGATCAAATTAAAATACAAAGATGAAAATTATTTAGACGGTGGTCAAGAAGTTGTAGCAAAAGTTCTGCAGCAGCCTAATACTTTGGAAGCGACTATTTCTCCAAATGGTAATAAAGTAATCGTTCAAGTGGAGCGGGAATTTCTAGCGGAAGTAATTGGAGAAACGAAAGTCTGGGTTGTCATTGATCCTGATGGAGAGTTCGAAGAAGAAGAATGGGATGATGAAGAGTTAGACGATGAGGAATTGGATGATGAAGAGTTTGAAGATTTAAATCCTGATTTTCTTATAGAAGACGTAGAAGAATAA
- a CDS encoding 2-oxoacid:ferredoxin oxidoreductase subunit beta yields the protein MATFKDFRNNVKPNWCPGCGDFSVQAAIQRAAANVGLQPEELAVVSGIGCSGRISGYINSYGFHGIHGRSLPIAQGVKMANRDLTVIASGGDGDGFAIGMGHTVHAIRRNIDVTYIVMDNQIYGLTKGQTSPRSEVGFKTKSTPKGSIESSLSVMEMALTAGATFVAQSFSTDLKELTSLIEAGINHKGFSLINVFSPCVTYNKTNTYDWFKENLTSLKTIEEYDPNNRMTAMQTLMEHNGLVTGLIYQNNEQPSYQELVYGYSEDPLTNADLSISKDKFDELVAEFM from the coding sequence ATGGCGACGTTTAAAGATTTTCGAAATAATGTCAAACCAAATTGGTGTCCTGGGTGCGGTGATTTCTCAGTTCAAGCTGCCATTCAAAGAGCAGCTGCGAATGTTGGCTTACAACCTGAGGAATTAGCAGTAGTATCAGGTATTGGATGTTCAGGGCGTATTTCTGGATATATTAATTCATACGGGTTCCATGGTATCCACGGTCGTTCTTTACCTATAGCTCAAGGCGTGAAGATGGCTAACCGTGATTTAACTGTCATCGCTTCAGGTGGAGATGGAGATGGCTTTGCCATTGGTATGGGGCATACAGTACATGCGATTCGTAGAAATATCGATGTAACATACATTGTCATGGACAATCAAATTTATGGTTTAACAAAAGGTCAAACATCACCACGTAGTGAAGTAGGGTTTAAAACAAAAAGTACACCGAAAGGTTCAATTGAATCTTCCTTATCGGTAATGGAGATGGCATTAACTGCAGGAGCTACATTTGTTGCACAAAGTTTTTCTACCGATTTAAAAGAGTTAACTTCATTAATTGAAGCTGGAATTAATCATAAAGGATTCTCGTTAATTAATGTATTTAGCCCATGTGTTACGTACAATAAAACGAATACGTATGATTGGTTTAAAGAAAATCTAACAAGTCTAAAAACGATTGAAGAATATGATCCTAACAATCGTATGACAGCGATGCAAACATTGATGGAGCATAACGGTTTAGTGACTGGATTAATCTATCAGAACAACGAGCAACCATCATACCAAGAGTTGGTTTATGGCTATAGTGAAGATCCGTTAACAAATGCTGATTTAAGTATTAGCAAAGATAAATTCGATGAACTCGTAGCAGAATTTATGTAA
- the mutS gene encoding DNA mismatch repair protein MutS, giving the protein MASYTPMIQQYLKIKADYQDAFLFFRLGDFYEMFFDDAVNASKVLEIALTSRDGGDQQRIPMCGVPHHAASGYIEQLITKGYKVAICEQVEDPKQAKGVVKREVVQLITPGTVMEGKGVMEKDNNFLSSISMFDDNSFGLSHIDLTTGESKVTIISQQFNDVINEIYSINAKEVVVDSQFPEELKIKLLERCQLTFSFEDNIFLDNEFLNIVNKLHDDKLIRTVSRLINYLKKTQKRSLEHLQEVQVYETNQFMKIDYFSKRNLELTETIRGKGKKGSLLWLLDDTMTAMGGRRLKQWLDKPLINKEAIDDRLNMVETFINSYFERIELRDMLKEIYDLERLAGRVAFGNVNARDLVQLKKSLQQIPAIKQLLTTLDHAYCGELAEKIDPCEQVTELLEASLRENPPLTIKEGDIIADGYDPTLDKLRDASKNGKSWLAALEKQERELTGIKSLKVGYNRVFGYYIEVTKANLHLLAEGRYERKQTLTNAERFITPELKEKEALILEAEEKIVEVEYELFLHIREQVKNNIIRIQQLAQIISELDVLQCFATVSEERHYCKPSFSHNGEVFLKDGRHPVVEKVLQLQQYVPNDCVMNDDREILLITGPNMSGKSTYMRQVALTSILAQIGCYVPAQEAVLPIFDQVFTRIGAADDLISGQSTFMVEMLEANNAIMNASKNSLILFDEIGRGTSTYDGMALAQAIIEYIHNNIGAKMLFSTHYHELTVLENDLAKLQNIHVSAIEEHGKVVFLHKIKEGAADRSYGIHVAQLAELPDALIDRAKSVLAILEKASQSEPNIKVDHAPKEQLSLFVQEERTNKHIEEKLSTKEKRMLKDIKSLDLLDMTPMDAINKLYEFQKKLK; this is encoded by the coding sequence ATGGCAAGCTATACGCCGATGATACAACAATATTTAAAGATAAAGGCAGATTATCAAGATGCCTTTTTATTTTTTCGTCTTGGGGATTTTTATGAAATGTTTTTCGATGATGCAGTCAATGCATCTAAGGTGTTAGAGATCGCATTAACGAGTAGAGATGGTGGAGACCAACAGCGCATTCCGATGTGTGGAGTTCCACATCATGCTGCAAGCGGATATATTGAACAATTAATAACAAAAGGGTATAAAGTAGCAATTTGTGAGCAAGTTGAAGATCCAAAACAAGCAAAAGGTGTTGTTAAGCGTGAAGTAGTTCAGCTCATTACACCAGGTACAGTGATGGAAGGCAAGGGAGTTATGGAAAAAGATAATAATTTCCTTTCATCAATATCGATGTTTGATGATAATAGTTTCGGTCTTTCTCACATCGATTTAACAACTGGTGAGAGCAAAGTTACCATTATATCGCAGCAATTCAATGATGTTATTAACGAAATTTATTCAATAAATGCAAAAGAGGTTGTTGTTGACTCACAATTTCCAGAAGAGCTAAAAATAAAATTATTAGAACGATGCCAATTAACATTTTCATTCGAAGATAATATCTTCCTTGATAATGAATTTTTAAACATAGTAAACAAATTACATGATGACAAGCTAATACGTACAGTTAGCCGCTTAATAAACTATTTAAAGAAAACACAAAAACGTAGTTTAGAACACTTGCAAGAAGTCCAAGTCTATGAAACAAATCAATTTATGAAAATAGATTACTTTTCAAAACGGAATCTAGAGCTAACCGAAACAATTCGAGGTAAAGGGAAAAAGGGTTCTTTATTGTGGTTGCTTGATGACACGATGACAGCGATGGGAGGACGACGCCTTAAACAATGGTTAGACAAACCCCTCATCAATAAAGAAGCGATAGATGATCGCTTAAATATGGTGGAAACTTTTATAAATTCATATTTTGAGCGAATTGAGCTTCGGGATATGTTGAAGGAAATTTATGATTTAGAGCGCTTAGCAGGTCGAGTAGCCTTTGGTAATGTAAATGCAAGAGATTTAGTCCAACTAAAAAAGTCATTACAACAAATACCAGCAATAAAGCAATTATTAACAACACTTGATCATGCATATTGTGGTGAACTTGCTGAAAAAATTGATCCGTGTGAACAAGTGACTGAGTTATTAGAAGCTTCTTTGCGTGAAAACCCTCCACTTACGATTAAGGAAGGTGACATTATTGCAGATGGGTATGATCCGACTCTTGATAAACTAAGAGATGCTAGTAAGAATGGCAAGTCATGGTTAGCGGCTTTAGAAAAACAGGAACGTGAGCTAACAGGCATAAAATCGTTGAAAGTTGGTTACAACCGGGTATTTGGTTACTATATTGAAGTTACTAAGGCAAATCTTCATTTATTAGCAGAAGGAAGATATGAGCGTAAACAAACATTAACAAACGCAGAGAGGTTTATTACGCCAGAGTTAAAAGAAAAAGAAGCATTAATACTTGAAGCAGAAGAAAAAATTGTTGAAGTAGAGTACGAGCTATTCCTTCACATTCGTGAACAAGTAAAAAATAATATTATTCGCATTCAGCAATTGGCTCAAATTATTAGTGAGCTCGATGTATTGCAATGCTTTGCGACAGTTAGTGAGGAAAGGCATTATTGTAAGCCATCTTTCTCTCATAATGGGGAGGTCTTTCTCAAAGATGGGCGTCACCCCGTCGTAGAGAAAGTTCTACAACTTCAGCAGTACGTACCGAATGATTGTGTAATGAATGATGATAGAGAGATTCTGTTAATTACTGGTCCAAATATGTCAGGGAAAAGCACGTATATGAGACAAGTTGCTTTAACGTCTATTCTTGCTCAAATTGGTTGTTACGTTCCAGCCCAAGAAGCTGTCCTGCCAATCTTTGATCAGGTTTTCACTCGTATTGGTGCAGCTGATGATCTAATTTCTGGTCAAAGTACGTTTATGGTAGAAATGCTGGAAGCAAATAATGCCATAATGAATGCCTCTAAAAATAGTTTAATCTTATTTGATGAAATTGGAAGAGGTACATCTACTTATGATGGCATGGCACTTGCACAAGCTATTATTGAATACATTCATAACAACATTGGTGCAAAGATGTTATTCTCAACTCATTATCATGAATTGACAGTACTAGAGAATGATTTAGCAAAATTACAAAATATCCATGTGAGTGCAATAGAGGAACATGGGAAAGTCGTATTCCTCCATAAAATAAAAGAGGGTGCAGCTGATAGAAGCTATGGTATACATGTTGCACAATTAGCAGAGCTTCCTGACGCTTTAATCGATCGTGCAAAATCGGTACTAGCCATACTCGAAAAAGCTAGTCAATCAGAACCTAATATTAAAGTGGATCATGCGCCTAAAGAACAATTATCATTATTTGTTCAAGAAGAAAGGACAAATAAGCATATTGAAGAAAAGCTATCTACGAAAGAGAAGCGGATGTTAAAAGATATAAAATCACTTGATTTATTAGACATGACACCTATGGATGCAATAAATAAACTATATGAATTTCAAAAGAAATTGAAGTGA
- the spoVS gene encoding stage V sporulation protein SpoVS, whose amino-acid sequence MEILKVSAKSNPNSVAGALAGVLRERGAAEIQAIGAGALNQAVKAVAIARGFVAPSGVDLICIPAFTDIQIDGEERTAIKLIIEPR is encoded by the coding sequence ATGGAAATATTAAAGGTTTCAGCAAAGTCTAACCCTAATTCTGTGGCTGGTGCACTTGCAGGAGTACTACGAGAAAGAGGGGCAGCAGAGATTCAAGCGATTGGGGCAGGTGCATTAAACCAAGCAGTGAAAGCGGTAGCGATAGCAAGAGGTTTTGTAGCTCCAAGTGGTGTTGATCTCATTTGTATCCCAGCGTTCACGGACATCCAAATTGATGGAGAAGAACGGACGGCAATCAAATTGATTATTGAACCTCGCTAG
- a CDS encoding 2-oxoacid:acceptor oxidoreductase subunit alpha translates to MINQLSWKVGGQQGEGIESTGEIFSVALNRLGYYLYGYRHFSSRIKGGHTNNKIRVSTTQVRAISDDLDILVAFDQETIDVNFSELRDGGIVIADAKFNPTIPDDSKVALYAVPFTEIATDLGTSLMKNMVAVGASSELLDIDTKVFFEVIDEKFGRKGQQIVDKNMEAIQAGADFMKQQLGNSNKEMKIEKADGKKRLFMIGNDAIALGSLAGGARFMPAYPITPASEIMEYLIKTLPKFGGTVIQTEDEIAACTMAIGANYAGVRTLTASAGPGLSLMMEAIGLSGITETPLVIVDTQRGGPSTGLPTKQEQSDLMAMIYGTHGEIPKIVMAPSTVQEAFYDSIEAFNLAEEYQCPVILLTDLQLSLGKQTVEPLDYDKIEIRRGKLQLNEELPELENKAYFKRYEVTEDGISPRVVPGTKHGIHHVTGVEHAETGKPSEDAENRQLQMDKRFRKLDKLKFDTPVYKNVQHEDADLLIVGFNSTRGAIEEAMTRLEEDGIKVNHAHVRLVHPFPTDEIQPLIQKAKKVVVVENNATGQLASIMKMNVGFGEKITSVLKYDGNPFLPHEIHTKCKEMF, encoded by the coding sequence ATGATCAATCAACTTTCATGGAAAGTTGGCGGACAACAAGGGGAAGGTATTGAAAGTACAGGAGAAATTTTCTCAGTAGCGTTAAACCGATTAGGGTATTATTTATATGGGTATCGCCATTTTTCCTCACGTATTAAAGGTGGTCATACGAATAACAAAATTCGCGTTAGTACAACTCAGGTTCGTGCTATTTCTGATGATTTAGATATACTAGTAGCATTTGACCAAGAAACAATTGATGTTAACTTTAGTGAGTTACGTGATGGTGGGATTGTAATTGCTGATGCAAAGTTTAACCCGACCATTCCAGATGATTCAAAAGTAGCATTGTATGCGGTTCCATTCACGGAGATTGCAACTGATTTAGGCACTTCGTTAATGAAAAATATGGTTGCTGTAGGTGCTTCTAGTGAGCTACTTGATATTGACACGAAGGTGTTCTTTGAAGTAATTGACGAAAAGTTTGGCCGAAAAGGTCAACAAATTGTCGATAAAAACATGGAAGCAATTCAAGCAGGCGCTGATTTTATGAAGCAACAGCTCGGTAACAGTAATAAAGAGATGAAAATTGAAAAAGCAGATGGTAAAAAGCGTCTGTTTATGATAGGTAACGATGCGATTGCATTAGGTTCATTAGCTGGAGGGGCTAGATTTATGCCTGCATATCCTATTACACCAGCTTCTGAAATAATGGAGTATTTAATTAAAACGCTACCTAAATTTGGTGGAACAGTTATACAAACTGAAGACGAAATTGCTGCTTGTACAATGGCAATTGGTGCTAATTATGCGGGAGTAAGAACTCTAACTGCGTCAGCTGGACCTGGTCTATCGTTAATGATGGAGGCAATTGGACTATCTGGTATAACTGAAACTCCACTTGTTATTGTTGATACACAGCGCGGAGGGCCAAGTACTGGATTACCGACTAAACAAGAACAGTCAGACTTAATGGCAATGATTTATGGAACACATGGTGAAATTCCAAAAATCGTTATGGCCCCAAGTACAGTGCAGGAAGCATTCTACGATTCAATAGAAGCATTTAACTTAGCAGAAGAGTATCAATGTCCAGTTATTCTTTTAACAGATCTGCAACTGTCTCTTGGAAAACAAACAGTAGAGCCACTTGATTATGATAAAATTGAAATTCGTCGTGGTAAACTTCAACTTAATGAAGAATTACCTGAATTAGAAAATAAAGCTTACTTTAAGCGTTATGAAGTAACTGAAGATGGTATTTCACCACGTGTTGTACCAGGAACGAAACATGGTATACATCATGTAACGGGTGTTGAACATGCTGAAACTGGAAAACCATCTGAAGATGCAGAAAATCGTCAATTACAAATGGATAAAAGATTCCGTAAACTTGATAAGTTGAAATTTGATACACCCGTCTATAAAAACGTTCAACACGAAGATGCTGACTTGTTAATCGTTGGTTTTAATTCCACACGTGGAGCGATTGAAGAAGCGATGACACGTTTAGAAGAAGACGGTATCAAGGTGAATCATGCACACGTTCGTTTAGTGCATCCATTCCCAACTGATGAGATTCAACCGCTTATTCAAAAGGCGAAAAAGGTCGTTGTCGTTGAAAATAACGCTACAGGTCAACTTGCAAGTATTATGAAAATGAACGTAGGATTCGGAGAGAAAATAACATCAGTCTTAAAATATGATGGAAATCCATTCCTGCCACATGAAATACACACAAAATGCAAGGAGATGTTCTAA
- the miaB gene encoding tRNA (N6-isopentenyl adenosine(37)-C2)-methylthiotransferase MiaB — MNEKQRLESQQVKQPNPSDKKSAKDYSQYFDSVYQAPSLSDAKKRGKEDVLIQRDFELPEDMIGIGTGRKFYIRTYGCQMNEHDTEVMAGILLGLGYESTDTVDDADIILLNTCAIRENAENKVFGELGHLKHLKKNNPNVLLGVCGCMSQEESVVNKILQKHHHVDMIFGTHNIHRLPQIVKEAMLSKEMVVEVWSKEGDVIENLPKVRKGDIKAWVNIMYGCDKFCTYCIVPYTRGKERSRRPEDIIEEVRHLARNGYKEITLLGQNVNAYGKDLEDMDYGLGELMDELRKIDVARIRFTTSHPRDFDDRLIEVLAKGGNLVDHIHLPVQSGSTDVLKIMARKYSREHYLELVRKIKEAIPSVSLTTDIIVGFPNETDEQFEETLSLYREVGFDSAYTFIYSPREGTPAAKMQDNIPMEVKKDRLQRLNALVNEFSAIKMKEHEGKIVEVLVEGESKNNPEVLAGYTEKNKLVNFRAPKSVIGQIVKVKITQAKTWTLDGELIEEVAGVN; from the coding sequence ATGAACGAAAAGCAACGCTTAGAATCACAGCAAGTAAAGCAACCTAATCCTTCGGACAAAAAATCCGCCAAGGATTATAGTCAGTATTTTGATAGTGTTTATCAGGCCCCGTCTTTATCAGATGCTAAAAAACGTGGTAAGGAAGATGTTCTTATCCAGCGTGATTTTGAACTGCCAGAGGACATGATCGGAATAGGTACTGGGCGTAAGTTTTATATCCGAACTTATGGCTGTCAAATGAATGAACATGATACAGAAGTCATGGCAGGTATTTTACTAGGATTAGGCTATGAATCAACAGATACAGTTGATGATGCTGATATTATTCTATTAAATACATGTGCGATACGAGAAAATGCTGAGAATAAAGTATTTGGTGAACTTGGTCATCTTAAGCATTTAAAAAAGAACAATCCTAACGTATTATTAGGTGTTTGCGGATGTATGTCGCAAGAAGAATCGGTTGTCAATAAAATATTACAAAAACACCATCATGTTGATATGATATTTGGAACTCATAATATTCACCGATTACCACAGATTGTTAAAGAAGCTATGCTTAGCAAAGAGATGGTTGTTGAAGTATGGTCAAAAGAAGGGGATGTTATCGAAAATCTCCCGAAAGTGCGTAAAGGGGATATTAAAGCTTGGGTCAATATTATGTATGGCTGTGACAAGTTCTGTACTTACTGTATCGTGCCATATACTCGTGGAAAAGAGCGCAGTAGACGACCTGAAGACATTATTGAAGAAGTTCGTCACTTAGCTAGGAATGGTTACAAGGAAATTACACTCTTAGGCCAAAATGTGAATGCATATGGTAAAGATTTGGAAGATATGGACTATGGGTTAGGAGAATTAATGGACGAACTAAGAAAAATTGATGTTGCTCGTATCCGTTTTACTACTAGCCATCCTCGTGACTTTGATGATCGCCTGATAGAAGTATTAGCTAAAGGCGGAAATTTAGTCGACCATATTCATTTACCTGTTCAATCTGGGAGTACTGATGTGTTGAAAATTATGGCACGTAAATATTCTCGTGAACATTATTTAGAATTAGTAAGAAAAATAAAAGAAGCTATTCCATCAGTATCATTAACGACTGATATCATAGTAGGATTCCCGAATGAAACAGACGAACAATTTGAGGAAACCCTATCATTGTATCGTGAAGTTGGATTTGATTCTGCGTATACATTTATTTATTCACCTAGAGAGGGTACTCCAGCAGCTAAGATGCAAGATAATATTCCGATGGAAGTGAAGAAAGATCGTTTGCAGAGACTAAATGCACTCGTAAATGAATTTTCTGCTATAAAAATGAAAGAACATGAAGGTAAAATCGTTGAAGTACTTGTAGAGGGTGAAAGTAAAAATAATCCAGAAGTGCTTGCGGGTTACACAGAAAAGAATAAGCTTGTTAATTTTAGAGCTCCTAAATCAGTTATTGGTCAAATTGTAAAAGTGAAGATCACACAAGCAAAAACATGGACATTAGATGGAGAATTGATAGAAGAAGTAGCAGGGGTGAATTAA